Proteins encoded in a region of the Brevundimonas vesicularis genome:
- a CDS encoding glutathione peroxidase codes for MTSVYDFSARAIDGTDVSLDRFRGQALLIVNTASKCGFTGQYDGLEKLHRAFADQPFEVLGFPCNQFGEQEPGKAAEIAAFCATSFDVTFPLFDKVEVNGPNRHPIYAWLTEQKRGFLGSKAIKWNFTKFLTDREGRVVARYAPQTEPEAIKADIEKLI; via the coding sequence ATGACCTCGGTCTATGACTTCTCCGCCCGCGCCATCGACGGCACGGACGTTTCGCTCGATCGCTTTCGCGGTCAGGCGTTGCTGATCGTGAACACAGCGTCCAAGTGCGGCTTTACCGGCCAATACGACGGTCTGGAAAAGCTGCACCGCGCGTTCGCCGATCAGCCGTTCGAGGTGTTGGGCTTTCCCTGCAACCAGTTCGGCGAGCAGGAGCCGGGCAAGGCGGCGGAAATCGCCGCCTTTTGCGCCACCAGTTTCGATGTGACCTTCCCCCTGTTCGACAAGGTGGAGGTCAACGGACCGAACCGCCATCCAATTTACGCTTGGCTGACCGAGCAGAAGCGCGGCTTCCTGGGCTCCAAAGCCATCAAGTGGAACTTCACCAAGTTCCTGACCGACCGCGAGGGCAGGGTGGTCGCCCGCTATGCCCCGCAGACTGAACCCGAGGCCATCAAGGCCGACATCGAGAAGTTGATCTAA